The following proteins come from a genomic window of Streptomyces sp. NBC_01716:
- a CDS encoding VgrG-related protein gives MSQQGVATALVVEFGGTPLPAKFANTLVEGYVDDSRTLPDLFLLRFRDPDRMLLEQTGLKIGGEARLLARAGGDSAPKPLLDGVVTALEVELDETGTFTVVRGLDESHRLFRGRRVASYQNMTLADICGQVAQRAGLKPGTVDVAGPVLEHIAQPNLTDWEFVRGLAEEAGAQAYVREGALHITRPAEASSAPDGSARADRNPLVLELGGNLLRCRAGVSAAEQVSEVEVRGWDVQAKEPLVGKAPAGASSTLELGVTAAEVSAPFGEARFVVTDAAYGTQAQVDQAAKALAERIAGSFAELEAVIRGNPAVRAGSAVALNAVGAPFEGRYTVTSSRHVFDAVRGYETWITVSGQQERSLFGLTGGGPGSGGAAGGGRCAGLVSGTVTDTQDPEGSGRVKVRFPWLSDEYASDWARTAQSGGTGGGEAFIPEVGDEVLVGFEHGHLDRPFVLAGLYNGKDRPGGGGGGATSGGGGSSPGTPGASGASGAPSGGGGGGGGGELVDPTSGAVNRRAFASRSGNQLELLDAANGPQGVRLRTGDGKLTIDLDRTSTAVVINSDGSVTIEAKERVSIKAAGGVALDAGRGALELTGDRVTLTSRGGVEVNGGNGKVALSSSGSVEVRGGQVTVDGTRRTDIKSGGSVSVNAPMIKLN, from the coding sequence ATGTCCCAACAGGGCGTCGCCACCGCGCTGGTGGTCGAGTTCGGCGGCACACCGCTGCCTGCCAAGTTCGCGAACACCCTGGTCGAGGGATATGTGGACGACAGCCGTACGCTGCCCGACCTGTTCCTGCTGCGCTTCCGCGATCCCGACCGGATGCTGCTGGAGCAGACGGGCCTGAAGATCGGCGGCGAGGCCCGGCTGCTGGCCCGCGCGGGCGGGGACTCGGCGCCGAAGCCTCTGCTCGACGGTGTGGTGACCGCTCTGGAAGTGGAGCTGGACGAGACGGGCACGTTCACCGTCGTACGGGGGCTGGACGAGTCGCACCGGCTGTTCCGGGGGCGGCGGGTGGCCAGCTACCAGAACATGACGCTCGCCGACATCTGCGGTCAGGTCGCCCAGCGCGCCGGGCTGAAGCCGGGGACGGTGGACGTCGCCGGGCCCGTACTCGAACACATCGCCCAACCCAACCTGACCGACTGGGAGTTCGTGCGCGGGCTCGCCGAGGAGGCGGGTGCCCAGGCGTACGTACGCGAGGGGGCGCTGCACATCACCCGGCCCGCGGAGGCGAGTTCGGCGCCGGACGGTTCGGCGCGCGCGGACCGCAATCCCCTCGTGCTGGAGCTGGGCGGCAATCTGCTGCGCTGCCGGGCCGGGGTGTCAGCCGCGGAGCAGGTATCAGAGGTGGAGGTGCGCGGCTGGGACGTCCAGGCCAAGGAACCGCTGGTGGGCAAGGCGCCGGCGGGGGCGTCGTCGACGCTGGAGCTGGGGGTGACGGCGGCGGAGGTGTCCGCCCCGTTCGGCGAGGCGCGGTTCGTGGTGACGGACGCGGCGTACGGGACGCAGGCCCAGGTGGACCAGGCGGCCAAGGCCCTGGCGGAGCGGATCGCCGGGTCGTTCGCGGAGCTGGAGGCGGTGATCCGCGGGAATCCGGCGGTCCGGGCGGGCAGCGCGGTGGCGTTGAACGCGGTGGGCGCGCCGTTCGAGGGCCGGTACACCGTCACGTCGTCGCGCCATGTCTTCGACGCCGTACGCGGGTACGAGACGTGGATCACGGTCTCGGGGCAGCAGGAGCGTTCGCTGTTCGGGCTGACCGGCGGCGGTCCGGGATCCGGTGGCGCGGCTGGGGGCGGGCGGTGTGCGGGGCTGGTCAGCGGGACGGTGACGGACACGCAGGATCCGGAGGGGTCGGGGCGGGTGAAGGTCCGCTTCCCGTGGCTGTCGGACGAGTACGCGAGCGACTGGGCGCGTACCGCTCAGTCGGGCGGGACGGGCGGAGGTGAGGCGTTCATCCCGGAGGTCGGGGACGAGGTGCTGGTCGGCTTCGAGCACGGGCATCTGGACAGGCCGTTCGTACTGGCTGGGCTCTACAACGGGAAGGACAGGCCCGGCGGAGGAGGCGGGGGCGCGACTTCGGGTGGCGGCGGTTCCTCGCCGGGCACTCCCGGTGCCTCCGGCGCGTCCGGCGCTCCGAGCGGTGGCGGTGGCGGTGGCGGTGGCGGCGAGTTGGTCGACCCGACCAGCGGCGCCGTGAACCGGCGCGCCTTCGCGTCCCGGAGCGGAAATCAACTGGAGCTGCTGGACGCGGCGAACGGCCCGCAGGGCGTACGGCTCCGCACCGGAGACGGGAAGTTGACGATCGACCTCGACCGCACGAGCACCGCCGTCGTCATCAACAGCGACGGCAGCGTGACGATCGAGGCCAAGGAGCGGGTCTCCATCAAGGCGGCCGGCGGCGTCGCACTGGACGCCGGCCGCGGAGCACTCGAACTCACCGGGGACAGAGTCACGTTGACCTCCCGCGGCGGTGTCGAGGTCAACGGCGGGAACGGCAAGGTCGCTCTCTCCAGCAGCGGTTCGGTGGAGGTGCGCGGCGGCCAGGTCACTGTCGACGGCACGCGGCGCACGGACATCAAGAGCGGCGGCTCGGTTTCCGTCAACGCCCCCATGATCAAGCTCAACTGA
- a CDS encoding PAAR domain-containing protein has translation MSAAAAAAARVGDPTGHPGTVGPPGVPSVLIGGQPAATVGTAHNCASPAAHPPSAIAPPGSSSVLIGGSPAARAGDLAGCGSPVVSGCATVLIGG, from the coding sequence ATGTCGGCAGCAGCAGCCGCGGCCGCGAGGGTCGGCGACCCCACCGGGCACCCCGGCACGGTCGGACCGCCCGGCGTGCCGTCCGTGCTGATCGGCGGGCAGCCCGCCGCGACGGTCGGCACCGCGCACAACTGCGCGTCGCCCGCCGCCCACCCGCCGTCGGCGATCGCGCCGCCCGGCAGTTCGAGCGTGCTGATCGGCGGCAGCCCGGCCGCCCGCGCCGGCGATCTGGCGGGGTGCGGCTCACCGGTGGTGTCGGGCTGTGCGACCGTACTGATCGGCGGGTGA
- a CDS encoding GPW/gp25 family protein yields MGQQFIGAGWAFPPRTDATGSIALVRGRHALEESIRLILATSPGERPMRPEFGCAINDYVFAPADAGTAGQLAYEVRLALERWEPRIDVTEVVVRFDEADNGVLYIDIGYTVRGANDPRNLVFPFYVIPQHAEESADDEEAGA; encoded by the coding sequence ATGGGACAGCAATTCATCGGTGCGGGCTGGGCGTTCCCGCCGCGTACGGACGCCACCGGGTCCATCGCCCTGGTGCGTGGCCGGCACGCGCTGGAGGAGTCGATCCGGCTGATCCTGGCGACCTCGCCGGGCGAGCGCCCGATGCGCCCGGAGTTCGGCTGCGCCATCAACGACTACGTGTTCGCCCCCGCCGACGCGGGCACGGCCGGCCAACTCGCGTACGAGGTAAGGCTGGCGCTGGAGCGCTGGGAGCCCCGTATCGATGTCACCGAGGTCGTCGTCCGGTTCGACGAGGCCGACAACGGGGTGCTTTATATCGACATCGGCTACACCGTCCGGGGCGCGAACGACCCCCGCAATCTCGTCTTCCCCTTCTATGTGATCCCGCAGCACGCCGAGGAATCGGCCGACGACGAGGAGGCGGGCGCGTGA
- a CDS encoding putative baseplate assembly protein, whose protein sequence is MTLPGPHLDDRTFQGLVDEAKRRVQQRCPEWTDHNVSDPGVTLIEAFASMVDQLVYRVNRVPEKNYLAFLDLIGVQLHPPTAAHTDVTFRLSAPRPDPVVVRAGTEIATVRTETEEAVVFTTSEPLSIVPCAYAHLATWPSSGEAADRTEELALGRDVPCFGTTPTVGDCLYVGLSAAVPAGVLVLRLDCTVEGVGVDPRRPPVLWEAWDGTAWTVCEIEKDDTGGFNRSGELILHLPKTHSPAAVVRHTGGWVRCRLIAAEPGQPTYLAPPVVRGVTAFTIGATVPAEHAETVTDEVLGQAEGVPGQAFGLARPPVVPGEFVVEVTGPGSGADAERWTRVDDFAHSGPEDRHVTLDANSGRVEFGPAVRERDGGIRYYGAVPAKGATVRVRSYRTGGGLRGNVARSTLRVLRGAIPYVARVENRRPALGGVDGESVGSARVRGPMTLRTLHRAVVPHDYELLAREIAPDAARVHCIRAGADDGSDAGGVRLLIVPAGRGDEQGRIEFDELVPPAQTLALIKDHLDARRPIGTRLAVEPPFYQGVTVVASVQTERGAVAEKVRETALAALYGYFNPLTGGPGGQGWPFGRPVQSGEAFAVLQRVPGVDLVEDVRLYRADPVTGERTDATTKIQLDRHALVFSYEHQLRVRSG, encoded by the coding sequence GTGACGCTGCCCGGTCCGCATCTGGACGACCGCACCTTCCAGGGCCTGGTGGACGAGGCCAAACGCCGGGTGCAGCAGCGCTGCCCGGAGTGGACCGACCACAATGTCTCGGATCCCGGTGTGACGCTGATCGAGGCGTTCGCGTCCATGGTCGACCAGCTCGTCTACCGGGTGAACCGGGTGCCGGAGAAGAACTATCTGGCCTTCCTCGATCTCATCGGCGTACAGCTCCATCCGCCCACGGCCGCGCACACCGACGTGACGTTCCGGCTTTCCGCGCCGCGCCCGGACCCGGTGGTGGTCCGGGCAGGGACGGAGATCGCCACGGTCCGTACGGAGACGGAGGAGGCGGTCGTCTTCACGACCTCCGAACCCCTGTCGATCGTGCCGTGCGCCTACGCCCATCTCGCCACCTGGCCGTCGTCCGGGGAAGCGGCCGACCGGACCGAGGAGCTGGCGCTCGGCCGGGACGTGCCCTGTTTCGGGACCACGCCGACTGTCGGCGACTGCCTGTATGTGGGCCTGTCGGCCGCCGTACCGGCGGGTGTTCTCGTCCTGCGGCTGGACTGCACGGTGGAGGGCGTCGGCGTCGATCCGCGCCGGCCGCCGGTGCTCTGGGAGGCGTGGGACGGCACGGCCTGGACGGTCTGCGAGATCGAGAAGGACGACACCGGCGGCTTCAACCGGTCGGGCGAGCTGATCCTGCATCTGCCGAAGACCCACTCTCCGGCGGCGGTTGTACGGCATACCGGGGGCTGGGTGCGGTGCCGTCTGATCGCCGCGGAGCCGGGCCAGCCGACGTACCTGGCGCCGCCGGTGGTCCGCGGGGTCACCGCGTTCACGATCGGCGCGACCGTCCCGGCCGAGCACGCGGAGACCGTCACCGACGAGGTGCTCGGTCAGGCGGAGGGAGTGCCCGGCCAGGCATTCGGACTGGCCCGACCGCCCGTCGTACCCGGTGAGTTCGTGGTCGAGGTGACCGGCCCCGGGTCGGGTGCGGACGCTGAACGGTGGACCCGTGTGGACGACTTCGCGCACTCGGGGCCCGAGGACCGGCACGTCACCCTGGACGCGAACTCCGGGCGGGTCGAGTTCGGTCCCGCCGTACGTGAACGGGACGGTGGAATCCGCTACTACGGCGCGGTCCCCGCGAAGGGCGCCACCGTCCGGGTGCGGTCCTACCGCACCGGCGGCGGGCTGCGCGGCAACGTCGCCCGCTCCACGCTGCGGGTCCTGCGCGGCGCGATCCCGTACGTGGCCCGGGTCGAGAACCGCCGGCCGGCGCTCGGCGGGGTCGACGGCGAGAGCGTCGGCAGCGCGCGGGTGCGCGGACCGATGACGCTGCGCACGCTGCACCGGGCGGTCGTGCCGCACGACTACGAACTCCTCGCGCGCGAGATCGCGCCGGACGCGGCGCGTGTGCACTGCATCCGGGCCGGTGCGGACGACGGGTCCGACGCGGGCGGGGTGCGGCTGCTCATCGTGCCCGCCGGGCGCGGGGACGAGCAGGGCCGGATCGAGTTCGACGAACTCGTCCCGCCCGCACAGACGCTCGCTCTGATCAAGGACCATCTGGACGCGCGGCGGCCGATCGGCACCCGGCTGGCGGTCGAGCCGCCGTTCTACCAGGGCGTCACCGTCGTCGCGTCGGTCCAGACCGAGCGCGGGGCGGTCGCCGAGAAGGTACGCGAGACGGCGCTGGCCGCCCTGTACGGGTACTTCAACCCGCTCACCGGCGGGCCGGGCGGACAGGGCTGGCCGTTCGGCCGGCCGGTGCAGTCGGGCGAGGCGTTCGCCGTGCTCCAACGGGTGCCCGGGGTGGACCTGGTGGAGGACGTACGGCTCTACCGCGCCGACCCGGTCACCGGGGAACGCACCGACGCGACCACGAAGATCCAGCTGGACCGGCACGCGCTCGTCTTCAGCTACGAACACCAACTCCGGGTGAGATCCGGGTGA
- a CDS encoding phage tail protein, translating into MRADVPGLPTPHPLIEQLPAVYLEQDFLRRFLAALDDVLAPVLLTIDNVPAYLDHRSAPDDFLEWLAGWVAVEPHEDSPADQRRAEIRGAVARHARRGTVGGLAEALRLETGGTEPEIVESGGAIWSTTPNTPLPGEAVPWVTIRVRAGEGQLFDRVRLEELIATEIPAHVGFTLELLSAGAGGGAE; encoded by the coding sequence ATGCGTGCCGACGTTCCCGGCCTGCCGACCCCGCACCCCCTGATCGAGCAACTGCCCGCCGTCTACCTGGAACAGGACTTCCTGCGGCGCTTCCTCGCGGCGCTGGACGACGTGCTCGCCCCGGTCCTGCTGACGATCGACAACGTGCCCGCGTATCTGGACCACCGCAGCGCCCCCGACGACTTCCTGGAGTGGCTGGCGGGCTGGGTGGCGGTGGAGCCGCACGAGGACAGCCCCGCCGACCAACGGCGGGCCGAGATACGCGGGGCCGTGGCCAGGCACGCGCGGCGCGGGACGGTCGGTGGACTGGCGGAGGCACTGCGGCTGGAGACCGGAGGCACGGAGCCGGAGATCGTCGAGAGCGGTGGCGCCATCTGGTCGACAACTCCCAACACTCCGCTGCCGGGTGAGGCCGTCCCATGGGTGACGATCCGGGTCAGGGCGGGTGAGGGGCAGCTGTTCGACCGGGTGCGGCTGGAGGAACTGATCGCCACGGAGATCCCGGCGCATGTCGGGTTCACGCTGGAACTGTTGTCGGCGGGTGCGGGAGGTGGTGCGGAGTGA